One window of Bacteroides sp. AN502(2024) genomic DNA carries:
- the mreD gene encoding rod shape-determining protein MreD: protein MIITYLHRFGWFIGLVLLQVLILNNVHISGYATPFLYIYFILKFSSGTSRNELMLWAFFFGLIIDIFSDTPGMNAAATVLLAFFRPSLLRLFMPRDNPESLVPSFKTMGISPFLKYTTVSVFVHSLALLSIEFFSFTSIWLLLLRVLLCTILTVTCIIAIEGIKK, encoded by the coding sequence ATGATTATTACTTATCTACATAGATTCGGGTGGTTTATCGGCTTGGTACTTCTTCAGGTGCTAATCCTTAATAATGTACATATTTCCGGCTATGCTACACCTTTTCTCTATATCTATTTTATACTGAAGTTCAGTTCCGGCACTTCCCGGAATGAACTGATGTTGTGGGCTTTTTTCTTCGGGCTAATCATTGATATATTTTCCGATACTCCGGGAATGAATGCGGCAGCTACCGTATTGCTTGCCTTTTTCCGTCCCTCTTTGCTTCGTCTGTTCATGCCCCGTGACAACCCGGAGAGTCTTGTCCCTTCTTTTAAGACGATGGGAATCAGTCCTTTCTTAAAATATACGACTGTAAGTGTTTTTGTGCACAGCTTGGCATTACTCTCCATTGAGTTTTTTTCATTTACCAGCATTTGGCTGTTACTGCTGCGAGTGCTTCTTTGCACTATTCTGACTGTCACCTGTATCATAGCTATAGAAGGGATTAAGAAGTAA
- the rodA gene encoding rod shape-determining protein RodA encodes MVTRNDSLWKSLDWVTICIYLLLIIGGWFSVCGASYDYGERDFLDFSTRAGKQFVWIICSFGLGFVLLMLEDRMYDMFAYIIYVGMILLLIVTIFIAPDTKGSRSWLVMGPVSLQPAEFAKFATALALAKYMNAYSFSVKKEKCAFILGFIILLPMLLIIGQRETGSALVYLAFFLVLYREGMPGVVLFAGVCAVIYFVVGIRFDEVFIADTPTPLGEFIVLLLILSFAGGMVWVYRKKWTATRNIIGGSLIILLIAYLISEYWMHFSLVWVQWGLCAVMIGYLIYLALSERQRTYFLIALFTIGSVGFLYSSNYVFDNVLESHQQVRIKVVLGLEEDLTGAGYNVNQSKIAIGSGGLTGKGFLNGTQTKLKYVPEQDTDFIFCTVGEEQGFIGSAAVLLAFLILILRLIFLSERQTSNFGRVYGYSVASIFLFHLFINVGMVLGLTPVIGIPLPFFSYGGSSLWGFTILLFIFLRIDAGRGRRL; translated from the coding sequence ATGGTAACGAGGAACGATAGTTTGTGGAAATCATTAGACTGGGTAACGATTTGTATTTACCTGCTCCTGATTATTGGCGGATGGTTCAGTGTTTGCGGAGCCAGCTACGACTATGGTGAACGTGATTTTCTGGATTTTTCGACCCGTGCCGGTAAACAGTTTGTGTGGATTATCTGTTCCTTCGGGCTCGGGTTTGTGTTGTTGATGCTGGAAGACCGTATGTATGATATGTTCGCGTACATTATATATGTAGGAATGATTCTCTTGCTCATCGTTACCATCTTCATAGCACCGGATACAAAAGGTTCACGCTCTTGGTTGGTGATGGGCCCGGTTAGCCTGCAACCTGCCGAATTTGCCAAGTTTGCCACGGCTTTGGCTTTGGCTAAATACATGAACGCTTATTCATTCAGTGTCAAAAAAGAGAAGTGTGCCTTTATCTTGGGATTTATCATTCTGCTTCCAATGTTATTGATTATCGGTCAGCGGGAGACCGGGTCGGCATTAGTCTATCTCGCTTTTTTTCTGGTTCTTTATCGTGAAGGAATGCCGGGGGTAGTCCTCTTCGCAGGCGTATGCGCGGTAATCTACTTTGTGGTCGGCATCCGTTTTGATGAAGTTTTTATTGCCGATACTCCTACGCCGCTGGGTGAATTTATCGTATTGCTGTTGATTCTATCATTTGCCGGTGGCATGGTATGGGTATATCGCAAGAAATGGACTGCTACCCGTAATATCATTGGTGGAAGTCTGATCATATTGCTAATAGCCTATTTAATATCGGAATATTGGATGCACTTTAGTCTGGTTTGGGTGCAATGGGGACTTTGTGCTGTAATGATAGGCTATCTGATTTATCTGGCATTAAGTGAGCGGCAACGCACGTATTTCCTGATTGCTCTATTTACAATTGGCTCTGTCGGATTCCTATATTCTAGTAATTATGTATTTGACAATGTGTTGGAATCTCATCAACAAGTCCGTATTAAAGTAGTGCTGGGTTTGGAAGAAGATTTAACTGGTGCCGGATATAACGTGAACCAATCTAAGATTGCTATCGGTTCCGGTGGATTAACAGGGAAAGGGTTTCTGAATGGTACGCAAACGAAATTGAAGTATGTGCCTGAACAGGATACCGACTTTATCTTCTGTACAGTAGGTGAAGAACAGGGGTTTATTGGTTCGGCCGCTGTCCTGTTGGCATTCCTTATTCTGATTTTGCGATTAATCTTTTTGTCCGAACGGCAGACTTCGAACTTTGGCCGGGTTTATGGATATTCGGTCGCCAGTATTTTTCTTTTCCACTTGTTTATCAATGTCGGTATGGTGTTGGGCTTGACCCCGGTTATTGGTATTCCATTGCCTTTCTTTAGTTATGGAGGTTCTTCTTTATGGGGATTTACGATCTTGCTGTTCATTTTCCTGCGGATTGATGCAGGTCGTGGCAGAAGGCTTTAA
- the metF gene encoding methylenetetrahydrofolate reductase [NAD(P)H] — protein sequence MKVIDSINNNKGTAFSFEILPPLKGTGIEKLYQTIDTLREFDPKYINITTHRSEYVYKDLGNGLFQRNRLRRRPGTVAVAAAIQNKYNITVVPHILCSGFTREETEYVLLDLQFLNITDLLVLRGDKAKHESVFTPEGDGYHHAIELQEQINKFNKGIFVDGSEMKVTNTPFSYGVACYPEKHEESPNIETDLYWLKKKVETGAEYAVTQLFYDNKKYFDFVEQAKAAGINIPIIPGIKPFKKLSQLSMLPKTFKVDLPEALVKEALKCKNDAEAEQVGIEWCVAQCKELMEHGVPSIHFYSIGAVDSIKEVAKIIY from the coding sequence ATGAAAGTAATTGATTCAATAAATAATAATAAAGGTACAGCTTTTTCTTTCGAGATTCTCCCTCCTTTGAAGGGAACCGGAATCGAAAAGCTCTATCAGACAATTGACACTCTCCGAGAATTTGATCCGAAATATATCAATATCACCACGCATCGCAGCGAATATGTCTATAAAGATCTCGGCAACGGACTTTTTCAGAGAAACCGCCTGAGAAGACGTCCGGGAACAGTTGCCGTAGCGGCAGCCATTCAGAATAAATATAATATCACTGTAGTTCCTCATATTCTGTGCAGTGGTTTCACACGTGAAGAAACCGAATATGTTTTGTTGGATTTGCAATTTCTAAATATTACAGATTTGCTAGTACTCCGTGGAGATAAAGCTAAACATGAATCGGTTTTTACCCCCGAAGGAGACGGATATCATCATGCGATTGAATTGCAGGAGCAGATTAATAAATTCAATAAAGGAATCTTCGTTGACGGTTCGGAGATGAAAGTCACCAACACTCCTTTCTCGTATGGCGTAGCGTGTTATCCGGAAAAGCATGAAGAATCTCCTAACATAGAAACAGATCTTTACTGGCTGAAAAAGAAGGTAGAAACTGGTGCGGAGTATGCTGTAACACAACTGTTCTACGATAACAAGAAATATTTCGATTTTGTGGAGCAGGCTAAGGCGGCAGGAATCAACATACCCATCATTCCGGGGATCAAGCCTTTTAAGAAATTATCACAACTAAGCATGCTCCCCAAAACATTCAAAGTGGATTTGCCGGAAGCTCTGGTGAAAGAAGCATTGAAGTGCAAAAATGACGCGGAAGCCGAACAAGTAGGTATCGAATGGTGCGTGGCTCAATGCAAGGAGTTGATGGAACATGGGGTTCCGAGCATCCATTTCTACTCCATTGGAGCAGTAGACAGTATCAAGGAAGTAGCCAAAATTATTTATTAA
- a CDS encoding aldo/keto reductase translates to MVEMKPAQITLAWVICNKGVIIIPKTSSEKRVIENYNSLSIELGSENLSEFDAAFHCH, encoded by the coding sequence ATGGTGGAAATGAAACCTGCGCAGATAACACTGGCATGGGTTATTTGCAACAAGGGTGTTATTATAATTCCAAAAACATCATCTGAAAAACGAGTCATTGAAAATTACAATAGCCTGTCAATCGAATTGGGTTCGGAAAACTTGTCTGAATTTGATGCAGCCTTTCACTGCCATTAA
- the gldH gene encoding gliding motility lipoprotein GldH, producing MKSLLKNSLFILFSAYLLTACNDNTVYHSYQSLPDEGWEKRDTLSFQIAITDSIPTTLRLFAEVRNRIGYPYHDLHLFISQNLQDSTVWHTDTIAFNLADSTGKWTGHGWGNIYQSETFFKSVLPLHSGNYTIKVINGMKDEKLQGLNDIGIRIEKQ from the coding sequence ATGAAAAGTCTACTCAAGAATAGTTTATTTATTCTATTCAGTGCTTACTTACTGACAGCTTGCAATGATAATACAGTGTATCACTCTTATCAATCCCTCCCCGATGAGGGATGGGAAAAGAGGGATACACTCTCTTTTCAAATTGCCATAACCGACAGTATTCCCACTACCCTCCGGCTTTTTGCGGAAGTCCGCAACAGAATAGGGTATCCTTATCATGACCTCCATTTATTTATCAGTCAGAATCTACAGGATTCTACGGTATGGCACACTGACACGATTGCCTTCAACCTGGCTGATTCTACAGGAAAATGGACTGGACATGGATGGGGTAACATTTACCAATCGGAGACTTTCTTTAAATCTGTCCTTCCCTTGCATTCCGGTAACTATACCATCAAAGTGATAAACGGAATGAAAGATGAAAAGCTACAAGGATTGAACGATATAGGCATCCGTATTGAAAAACAATAA
- a CDS encoding stage 0 sporulation family protein, producing the protein MEYKLHNGSNGLCCKGCSRQDKKLNTYDWLADIPGNAEESDMVEVQFKNTRKGYFRNSNKIKLEKGDVVAVEAAPGHDIGVVTLTGRLVPLQMKKANFKTDMEIKRVYRKAKPVDMEKFNEAKAKEHATMIRARQIALNLNLNMKIGDVEYQGDGNKAIFYYIADERVDFRQLIKVLAEAFRVRIEMKQIGARQEAGRIGGIGPCGRELCCATWMTNFVSVSTSAARFQDISLNPQKLAGQCAKLKCCLNYEVDCYVEAQKRLPSKEIELETKDGTFYFFKADILSNQVSYSTDKNLPANLVTISGKRAFEVISMNKKGIKPDCLIEEEKKSEPKKPVDLLEQESVTRFDRSRNNKDGGNNANRNNKKKKKGNNNNGNRPQQQTAGGNRPQSSENGNKGERDNRPRNNNNRNRGQNQGRPQQQDRQREQQGQERQERRPNQERPSKPERNQNQEKLPNNEKSTQE; encoded by the coding sequence ATGGAATATAAACTTCATAATGGAAGCAACGGCCTTTGCTGCAAAGGATGCTCCCGACAAGATAAAAAGCTAAACACCTACGATTGGCTGGCAGATATACCGGGCAACGCGGAGGAGAGTGACATGGTGGAAGTGCAATTCAAGAATACCCGGAAGGGATATTTCCGGAACAGCAACAAGATTAAATTGGAAAAAGGAGATGTGGTTGCCGTTGAAGCGGCTCCCGGGCATGATATCGGCGTGGTTACATTGACCGGTCGGCTTGTTCCCCTACAAATGAAAAAAGCTAATTTCAAGACAGATATGGAAATCAAGCGTGTTTATCGGAAAGCTAAACCGGTGGATATGGAAAAGTTCAACGAGGCCAAAGCCAAAGAACATGCCACAATGATTCGTGCACGTCAGATTGCGCTGAATCTCAATCTGAATATGAAAATTGGTGACGTAGAGTATCAGGGAGATGGTAACAAAGCTATTTTCTACTATATCGCCGATGAGCGGGTAGACTTCCGGCAACTGATTAAAGTATTGGCCGAGGCGTTCCGCGTACGTATCGAGATGAAACAAATCGGTGCCCGTCAGGAAGCAGGACGTATCGGCGGAATTGGCCCTTGCGGACGCGAACTGTGCTGCGCCACATGGATGACCAACTTCGTTTCTGTTTCTACCAGTGCCGCCCGTTTTCAGGATATCTCATTAAATCCGCAAAAACTTGCCGGACAGTGTGCCAAACTGAAATGTTGCCTGAACTATGAAGTAGACTGTTATGTAGAAGCACAAAAACGCCTTCCTTCGAAAGAGATAGAATTGGAAACGAAAGATGGCACTTTCTATTTCTTCAAAGCAGATATTCTAAGCAATCAGGTTTCTTACTCTACGGATAAGAACCTTCCAGCCAATCTGGTTACAATCAGTGGTAAACGTGCTTTTGAAGTCATCTCCATGAATAAAAAAGGGATAAAACCGGACTGTTTGATCGAAGAAGAAAAGAAATCGGAACCGAAGAAACCGGTTGACTTACTGGAGCAGGAAAGCGTTACCCGTTTTGACCGTAGCCGGAATAATAAAGATGGCGGCAATAATGCTAACCGGAATAACAAAAAGAAAAAGAAAGGGAACAATAATAACGGTAACCGCCCGCAACAACAAACGGCAGGTGGAAATCGTCCGCAGTCATCGGAAAACGGTAACAAGGGAGAAAGGGACAATCGACCGAGAAATAACAATAACCGGAACAGAGGACAGAACCAGGGACGCCCGCAACAACAAGACCGACAACGGGAGCAGCAAGGACAAGAACGTCAAGAACGTCGTCCTAATCAGGAACGCCCTTCCAAGCCGGAAAGAAATCAGAATCAGGAGAAACTGCCCAATAATGAAAAGTCTACTCAAGAATAG
- the mrdA gene encoding penicillin-binding protein 2 produces the protein MAKDYTLEKRKFVIGGIAISIVLIYLIRLFILQITTDDYKKNADSNAFLNKIQYPSRGAIYDRTGKLLVFNQPAYDITIVPKEIENLDTLDLCQSLNITPAQFLKIMSDMKDRRRNPGYSRYTNQLFMSQLSAEECGVFQEKLFKFNGFYIQRRTIRQYTYNAAAHALGDIGEVSAREMEADEEGYYIRGDYVGKLGVEKSYEKYLRGEKGIEILLRDAHGRIQGHYMDGEYDRPSVPGKNLTLSLDIDLQMLGERLLKNKIGSIVAIEPETGEILCLVSSPNYDPHLMIGRQRGKNHLALQRDLTKPLLNRALMGVYPPGSTFKTAQGLTFLQEGIITEQSPAFPCSHGFHYGRLTVGCHAHGSPLPLIPAIATSCNSYFCWGLFRMFGDRKYGSPQNAITVWKDHMVSQGFGYKLGVDLPGEKRGLIPNAQFYDKAYRGHWNGLTVISISIGQGEILSTPLQIANLGATIANRGHFVTPHIVKEIQDNQLDSLYRVPRYTTIEKRHYESVVEGMRNAATGGTCRMLSVMVPGLEACGKTGTAQNRGHDHSVFMGFAPMNNPKIAIAVYVENGGWGATYGVPVGALMMEQYINGKLSPENELRAEEISNRVILYGNEER, from the coding sequence ATGGCAAAAGATTATACCTTAGAGAAGCGCAAATTTGTAATCGGAGGTATTGCTATCTCCATTGTCTTGATTTATCTGATACGTCTTTTTATATTGCAGATCACCACCGATGACTACAAAAAGAATGCTGATAGTAACGCTTTTCTGAATAAAATCCAATATCCCTCGCGCGGTGCTATTTACGACCGGACCGGCAAACTGCTGGTATTCAATCAGCCGGCATACGACATAACGATTGTGCCGAAAGAAATAGAGAATCTGGATACACTCGATTTATGCCAATCGCTTAATATTACCCCTGCACAGTTTCTCAAAATTATGAGCGACATGAAAGACCGTCGCCGTAATCCGGGATATTCCCGCTATACCAACCAGTTGTTTATGTCGCAGCTTTCGGCAGAAGAATGTGGCGTTTTTCAGGAAAAACTATTTAAGTTCAACGGCTTTTATATTCAACGGCGTACTATTCGCCAATATACATACAACGCTGCCGCTCATGCTTTAGGGGATATTGGCGAAGTCTCCGCAAGAGAAATGGAGGCCGATGAAGAAGGATACTACATTCGTGGTGACTATGTCGGCAAACTGGGAGTCGAAAAATCTTATGAAAAGTATCTTCGTGGCGAGAAAGGTATTGAGATTCTACTTCGTGATGCTCACGGTCGTATTCAGGGACATTATATGGATGGTGAATATGACCGCCCTTCTGTCCCCGGTAAGAATCTGACATTGAGTCTGGATATTGACTTACAGATGCTGGGCGAGCGTTTATTAAAGAATAAGATTGGAAGTATCGTCGCTATCGAGCCGGAAACCGGGGAAATCCTTTGTCTGGTGTCCTCTCCCAATTACGATCCGCACTTGATGATTGGTCGTCAGCGTGGCAAGAACCATTTGGCCTTGCAACGCGACCTTACCAAACCGCTTCTGAATCGTGCCTTGATGGGGGTGTATCCTCCGGGATCTACTTTTAAAACAGCGCAGGGACTGACCTTCCTACAAGAAGGAATTATTACCGAGCAAAGTCCGGCCTTTCCTTGCTCGCATGGATTCCATTACGGAAGGTTGACAGTAGGTTGTCATGCCCATGGTTCTCCCTTGCCTTTGATTCCTGCCATTGCCACCTCGTGTAACTCCTATTTTTGTTGGGGACTGTTCCGTATGTTCGGTGATCGTAAATACGGTTCACCACAAAATGCCATAACGGTCTGGAAAGACCACATGGTTTCGCAGGGATTCGGCTACAAACTAGGGGTCGATTTGCCAGGAGAAAAACGTGGTTTGATTCCGAATGCACAGTTTTACGATAAAGCTTATCGCGGACATTGGAACGGGCTGACCGTAATCAGTATCTCTATCGGACAGGGAGAAATTCTGTCCACTCCTCTTCAGATTGCTAACTTGGGGGCGACGATTGCTAACAGAGGACATTTCGTGACACCGCATATTGTAAAGGAAATCCAGGATAACCAGTTAGATAGCCTCTATCGTGTACCGCGTTATACCACTATTGAGAAGAGGCATTATGAATCAGTGGTGGAGGGAATGCGGAATGCTGCTACTGGCGGTACCTGCCGTATGCTGTCTGTAATGGTTCCGGGGTTGGAGGCCTGTGGTAAAACAGGTACTGCACAGAATCGTGGACACGACCACTCGGTATTTATGGGCTTTGCACCGATGAATAACCCCAAGATAGCAATTGCTGTCTATGTGGAGAACGGTGGTTGGGGAGCTACTTATGGAGTGCCGGTTGGTGCATTGATGATGGAACAATATATAAATGGGAAGTTATCACCGGAAAATGAATTAAGAGCGGAAGAAATTAGTAACAGAGTGATATTGTATGGTAACGAGGAACGATAG
- a CDS encoding ATP-binding protein — MFFKDVIGQEEIKKRLIQEVKEGRIPHAQLICGPEGVGKMPLAIAYARYISCTNRGEEDACGVCPSCVKFNKLVHPDVHFVFPIVKSAKGKKEVCDDYIADWRSFVISHPYFNLNHWLGEMDAENSQALIYAKESDEILKKLSLKSSEGGFKITIVWLPEKMHPVCANKLLKLLEEPPEKTVFLLVSEVPDMILPTILSRTQRMNVQKIDEASIDRVLQTKYNILPADSIAIAHLANGNFIKALETIHLNEENQLFFDLFVSLMRLSYQRKIREMKMWSEQVAGMGRERQKNFLEYCQRMIRENFIFNLHQRDLTYMTINEQNFATRFAPFVNERNVMGIMDELSEAQLHIEQNVNAKMVFFDFSLKMIVLLKQ; from the coding sequence ATGTTTTTCAAAGACGTAATCGGACAAGAAGAAATTAAAAAACGACTCATTCAGGAAGTAAAGGAGGGGCGTATTCCGCATGCCCAACTCATTTGCGGTCCCGAAGGAGTAGGCAAAATGCCTTTGGCTATCGCCTATGCACGCTACATCAGTTGCACCAATCGGGGCGAGGAGGATGCTTGCGGTGTCTGTCCGTCTTGTGTGAAATTCAATAAGCTGGTACATCCGGATGTGCATTTCGTATTTCCCATCGTGAAAAGTGCAAAAGGAAAGAAAGAAGTGTGCGATGATTATATTGCCGACTGGCGGTCATTTGTTATCAGCCATCCTTATTTCAACCTCAACCATTGGTTGGGTGAAATGGATGCGGAAAACTCTCAAGCGCTAATTTATGCCAAAGAGAGCGATGAGATTCTGAAGAAACTCAGTCTGAAATCCAGTGAGGGAGGATTCAAGATTACGATTGTATGGTTGCCCGAAAAAATGCACCCGGTATGCGCCAATAAGTTGCTGAAGTTGCTTGAAGAGCCACCCGAAAAAACGGTTTTCCTGCTGGTATCCGAAGTTCCTGATATGATTCTGCCCACTATTTTGAGCCGTACCCAACGTATGAATGTGCAGAAGATTGATGAAGCCAGTATCGACCGGGTACTACAGACGAAATATAATATTTTGCCTGCCGACAGTATTGCCATTGCCCATCTGGCAAACGGGAACTTTATCAAGGCACTCGAAACGATTCATCTGAATGAAGAGAACCAGTTGTTTTTCGACTTGTTTGTCAGCCTGATGCGATTGTCTTACCAACGGAAAATCAGGGAGATGAAAATGTGGAGCGAGCAAGTGGCGGGCATGGGACGTGAGCGCCAGAAGAACTTTCTGGAATATTGCCAGCGCATGATTCGGGAGAATTTTATCTTCAACCTGCACCAACGCGACCTGACGTATATGACTATCAACGAACAGAATTTTGCAACCCGCTTTGCGCCCTTTGTCAACGAACGTAACGTGATGGGCATCATGGACGAATTAAGCGAAGCGCAACTACATATAGAACAGAATGTAAATGCTAAAATGGTATTCTTCGACTTCTCACTGAAGATGATTGTACTGTTGAAGCAATAA